A stretch of DNA from Roseofilum reptotaenium CS-1145:
ACTAGGCCAACCCGTACCCGAATCATATTTAGTCTCTGAGGTAAACAATTCTGTCCCGCAACAGATGCATTGGTAGGTTCCGGGTTTTTTGTTGTCATGGTAAGCACCGGTAAATGCCCGTTCTGTACCCTTCTTGCGGGTGACCTTGAATTGCTCAGGACTCAATTGGGCCATCCATTCGGCTTCGGATTTAGAGATTTTTTCCACTGGCTTCACCATACAGG
This window harbors:
- the msrB gene encoding peptide-methionine (R)-S-oxide reductase MsrB is translated as MVKPVEKISKSEAEWMAQLSPEQFKVTRKKGTERAFTGAYHDNKKPGTYQCICCGTELFTSETKYDSGTGWPSFWAPSQEEHIATKADWSLFMKRTEVLCAACDAHLGHVFPDGPAPTGLRYCMNSAALNFIPKED